From one Magnetococcales bacterium genomic stretch:
- a CDS encoding DUF1640 domain-containing protein produces MSLMFDSLAYAKKLKAAGVPEAQAEIQAETIVEWMEDRLATRLELEQVRVDLKRDIESVRTELKRDIESVRAELKRDIKELDVKIESVRAELKRDIESVRAELKRDIKELEQRMVIKLGSLMFVAVGAVAALVKLL; encoded by the coding sequence ATGTCCCTGATGTTCGATTCATTGGCCTACGCCAAAAAATTGAAAGCCGCCGGTGTCCCCGAGGCCCAGGCGGAAATACAGGCCGAAACCATCGTCGAATGGATGGAGGACCGCCTGGCCACCAGGCTGGAACTGGAACAGGTCCGGGTGGATTTGAAACGGGACATCGAATCGGTCCGGACAGAGTTGAAACGAGACATCGAATCGGTCCGGGCAGAGTTGAAGCGGGACATCAAGGAACTCGATGTCAAAATCGAGTCGGTCCGGGCAGAGTTGAAGCGGGACATCGAGTCGGTCCGGGCAGAGTTGAAACGGGACATCAAGGAACTGGAACAACGCATGGTCATCAAGCTCGGAAGTTTGATGTTCGTGGCGGTCGGGGCCGTGGCCGCCCTGGTCAAACTGCTTTGA
- the prfA gene encoding peptide chain release factor 1, with translation MSFLSKLDDLSRRHGELTALLSLAEVMADSARFTRLSREFASLDPIILAYRALQAIEKEILATETLLAESSADPELRLLAREERDILQARRDTAWRELQLMLLPKDRNDEKNAILEIRAGTGGEEAALFAGDMLRMYQRFAESRGWRMELLSIHATDLGGFKEIIILVSGRGAFSSLKFESGVHRVQRVPVTEAGGRIHTSACTVAVLPEAEEVDVVINERDDLRIDVFRSSGPGGQSVNTTDSAVRITHLPTGLVVVCQDEKSQHKNKAKALKVLKARLYDMELKAAEDARSRDRKGQVGSGDRSERIRTYNFPQGRLTDHRINLTLYRLDQILQGDLEEVISALANEHQAQLLAEFAGDVS, from the coding sequence ATGTCCTTCCTGTCGAAACTTGATGATCTCTCCCGCCGCCATGGCGAATTGACGGCCCTCCTGTCCCTGGCGGAGGTCATGGCCGATTCGGCGCGGTTTACCCGCCTTTCCCGCGAATTCGCCAGTCTTGATCCGATCATCCTGGCCTACAGGGCGCTTCAGGCCATCGAAAAAGAAATCCTGGCCACCGAAACCCTCCTGGCCGAATCCTCCGCCGATCCCGAGTTGCGGCTTCTGGCCCGGGAAGAACGGGACATCCTTCAAGCGCGACGCGACACAGCATGGCGGGAACTTCAATTGATGCTCCTGCCCAAGGATCGCAACGATGAAAAAAACGCCATCCTCGAAATCCGCGCCGGTACCGGCGGCGAAGAAGCGGCTCTCTTCGCCGGAGACATGTTGCGCATGTATCAACGATTCGCCGAATCCCGCGGGTGGCGGATGGAATTGTTGTCCATCCATGCGACCGATCTGGGTGGATTCAAGGAAATCATCATCCTGGTAAGCGGACGGGGAGCGTTTTCTTCCCTCAAGTTTGAATCGGGGGTTCATCGGGTACAGCGGGTTCCGGTCACCGAGGCAGGCGGGCGGATCCATACCTCCGCCTGCACCGTGGCGGTCCTCCCCGAGGCCGAAGAGGTCGATGTCGTCATCAACGAACGCGACGATCTGCGCATCGATGTCTTCCGTTCCTCGGGTCCGGGGGGGCAAAGCGTCAACACCACCGATTCGGCAGTCCGCATCACCCATCTGCCAACGGGCCTCGTCGTCGTCTGCCAGGATGAAAAATCGCAACACAAAAACAAGGCCAAGGCCCTGAAAGTGTTGAAGGCCAGACTCTACGACATGGAACTGAAAGCCGCCGAGGATGCCCGGTCCCGCGACCGAAAAGGGCAGGTCGGCAGCGGCGATCGGTCGGAACGGATTCGCACCTACAATTTTCCCCAGGGTCGTCTGACCGATCACCGGATCAACCTGACCCTGTACCGCCTCGATCAGATCCTCCAGGGCGATCTGGAAGAGGTGATCTCCGCCCTCGCCAACGAACATCAGGCCCAATTGCTCGCCGAATTCGCCGGCGACGTATCCTGA